Proteins encoded in a region of the Drosophila sechellia strain sech25 chromosome 2L, ASM438219v1, whole genome shotgun sequence genome:
- the LOC6618258 gene encoding uncharacterized protein LOC6618258, whose amino-acid sequence MESTTIVFVTLLTIITQRNNCAAVDVYFPSTSVKFNLPINEESESIFSKIPLAQFQVLRMENNRLASDYLYSLEQNPLLRINSSSGEIYMRTDYRSPNSSATFLVTAFPRDQPDQELLNVSHLSFEVTPQPLEEYCSELEHICFWSSAQYTIAESQGQYRRKDFFEPVLIGALNSRAAKYLCPHVSLEYSLNAGSSHFVLKQNRLYTRQPLDHDELNGLNAKTGQLQARITCTIKLSSRDQRKFSRILDIKLLDRNDNGPKLQESSSKFDFYLEQPYFQADEEAGKKVIYVDKDTLEANAHLVYAVHNDSHGLFRPDCHAYEADHTGRPHTIVSCQLRFSRNGVFRETPYCVSLEARDLTIESRVDAMSATANVCYHINLSNLHESEQELPQALPLRARQHRIFESEEFNGDSAGRSLIPPTVDYEKDVSVYRAAASNFRVVQPDSFLDLMRLRSIRFDIVEDKLGAFGITPTSGIVFVKNPQALEEAPETIYFLNVTWIDQQRLSHVRVINVHLVQGRPENTSCELKVKSRSQTCAQIKYQSQCVRYCGLATGGGSCQWRGSNSAMFGTRYGSCVPESRYCPDHVCDPLEELNPMACPQDCTPAGRIVGPHSSNENKRGIYSASGTCICEDNGKCSCAPLDEEPKMKKLRKRKNETEAEPLLGVRRGTPPNHPLQDRMLLGVLNVAGFECDRSCMFFVITCPLLIVLLLLCLLIAQRKMLQRRLGKQSMTTSSKQALPESGGGDFALMPLQSGFRFESGDAKWEFPREKLQLDTVLGEGEFGQVLKGFATEIAGLPGITTVAVKMLKKGANSVEYMALLSEFQLLQEVSHPNVIKLLGACTSSEAPLLIIEYARYGSLRSYLRLSRKIECAGVDFADGLEPVNVKMVLTFAWQICKGMAYLSELKLVHRDLAARNVLLADGKICKISDFGLTRDVYEDDAYLKRSRDRVPVKWMAPESLADHVYTSKSDVWSFGVLCWELITLGASPYPGIAPQNLWSLLKTGYRMDRPENCSEAVYSIVRTCWADEPNGRPSFKFLASEFEKLLGNNAKYIDLETNAVSNPLYCEDDSALITTELAEPKSLQHLWSPPKIAYDIHDQGTSYDQSEEEMPVTSTAPPGYDLPRPLLDATAKGQVLRYENDLRFPLNIRKSSCTPSYSNMTSGPPANTSLPHYSVPVKRGRSYLDMTNKSLIPDNLDSREFEKHVSKTISFRFSSLLNLSETTEVISGQQAEDAV is encoded by the exons GAATAAACAGTTCCTCCGGCGAGATATATATGCGCACCGACTACCGCTCACCAAACTCAAGTGCCACGTTCTTGGTGACCGCATTTCCCAGGGATCAACCGGATCAAGAGCTGCTGAATGTTTCGCATCTTTCCTTTGAGGTGACACCTCAGCCCCTGGAGGAGTACTGTTCGGAACTGGAGCACATTTGCTTCTGGAGCAGTGCTCAGTACACTATAGCCGAGTCGCAAGGCCAATATCGGCGCAAGGATTTCTTTGAACCCGTACTTATCGGCGCCCTTAATTCCCGGGCTGCGAAGTACCTGTGTCCTCACGTATCCCTGGAATACTCCCTCAACGCTGGTAGTTCCCATTTCGTTTTGAAACAAAATCGACTCTACACCCGACAACCCTTGGATCACGATGAGCTCAATGGCCTGAATGCCAAGACAGGGCAGCTGCAGGCCAGGATTACCTGCACGATTAAATTGTCCAGCAGGGATCAGAGAAAATTCTCGCGCATCTTGGATATCAAGTTACTGGATCGCAATGACAATGGACCCAAGTTGCAGGAGAGTAGCTCTAAGTTTGATTTCTATCTGGAGCAGCCCTACTTTCAAGCG GACGAGGAGGCGGGAAAGAAAGTAATCTACGTGGACAAGGATACATTGGAGGCAAATGCTCACCTTGTCTACGCCGTCCACAATGACTCCCATGGTCTGTTTCGGCCCGACTGCCACGCCTACGAGGCGGATCACACGGGCAGACCACATACCATCGTCAGTTGTC AACTGCGATTCTCCCGAAACGGTGTCTTCCGGGAAACCCCCTATTGTGTGTCCTTGGAGGCTCGGGATCTGACCATTGAAAGCCGTGTCGATGCCATGTCAGCGACAGCCAATGTTTGCTATCATATTAATTTGAGTAATCTTCACGAATCTGAGCAAGAGTTACCGCAAGCTCTCCCCCTACGGGCACGTCAACATCGAATATTCGAGAGCGAAGAATTCAATGGAGATTCTGCGGGCCGATCTCTAATCCCTCCGACCGTAGATTACGAGAAGGATGTTTCCGTATACAGAGCGGCTGCTTCTAATTTTCGAGTTGTCCAGCCTGACAGTTTTCTGGACTTGATGCGGTTACGATCCATTCGATTTGATATTGTGGAGGATAAGCTTGGAGCTTTTGGTATTACCCCAACATCGGGTATTGTCTTTGTGAAGAACCCACAGGCTTTGGAGGAGGCGCCGGAAACCATATACTTCCTGAATGTCACCTGGATCGATCAGCAAAGACTGTCGCACGTGAGAGTGATCAATGTGCACTTGGTTCAAGGTAGACCCGAGAATACTAGTTGCGAACTGAAGGTCAAGTCCCGATCACAGACCTGTGCCCAGATTAAATACCAATCGCAATGCGTTCGATATTGCGGCTTGGCCACAGGTGGTGGATCTTGCCAGTGGAGGGGGTCCAACTCAGCCATGTTCGGCACTAGATATGGTTCCTGTGTGCCCGAATCTCGTTACTGTCCAGATCATGTTTGTGATCCCCTAGAGGAACTGAATCCCATGGCCTGTCCGCAGGATTGCACGCCAGCTGGAAGAATTGTGGGTCCCCATTCGAGTAATGAGAATAAGAGGGGGATCTACAGTGCCTCGGGTACCTGCATTTGCGAGGATAATGGCAAGTGCTCGTGCGCTCCGTTAGATGAGGAACCCAAGATGAAGAAACTGCGAAAACGAAAGAACGAAACAGAAGCGGAACCTCTGCTGGGCGTACGAAGAGGCACTCCTCCGAATCATCCACTTCAGGATCGCATGCTCCTGGGTGTCCTAAATGTGGCCGGTTTCGAATGCGATCGCTCCTGCATGTTCTTCGTGATCACGTGCCCACTACTGATCGTTCTCCTGCTTCTCTGTTTGCTGATTGCGCAGAGGAAGATGCTCCAACGGCGCTTGGGCAAGCAATCAATGACCACGTCGTCGAAACAAGCTCTTCCGGAATCAGGAGGCGGAGATTTTGCCTTGATGCCGCTGCAGAGTGGCTTCAGGTTCGAAAGTGGCGATGCCAAGTGGGAGTTTCCCAGGGAAAAACTGCAACTAGACACGGTTTTGGGGGAGGGTGAATTTGGACAGGTACTAAAGGGCTTTGCCACCGAGATCGCTGGCTTGCCGGGAATAACCACGGTGGCCGTAAAGATGCTCAAGAAGGGCGCCAATTCAGTGGAATACATGGCCCTGCTTTCGGAGTTTCAGCTCCTCCAGGAGGTCTCTCACCCGAATGTGATCAAGCTGCTAGGCGCCTGCACCTCCTCCGAAGCGCCTCTCCTGATCATCGAGTATGCCCGGTATGGTTCTCTGAGGAGCTATCTTCGACTCAGCCGGAAGATCGAGTGTGCCGGCGTAGATTTCGCAGATGGACTGGAGCCTGTTAATGTTAAGATGGTACTTACCTTTGCTTGGCAGATTTGCAAGGGTATGGCTTACCTTTCTGAGTTAAAG TTGGTTCATCGTGATTTGGCTGCTAGAAATGTGCTCCTTGCGGATGGCAAGATATGCAAAATATCAGATTTCGGACTGACTCGAGATGTTTACGAGGACGATGCCTATTTAAAGAGATCCCGAGATCGTGTGCCCGTCAAG TGGATGGCTCCGGAATCTTTAGCGGATCACGTGTATACCAGCAAATCGGATGTGTGGTCCTTTGGCGTACTCTGCTGGGAACTAATCACTCTGGGAGCCTCTCCGTACCCTGGCATTGCTCCTCAGAACCTGTGGTCCTTGCTGAAGACGGGCTACCGGATGGACAGACCAGAAAATTGTTCGGAGGCTGTCTACTCTATAGTTCGAACCTGCTGGGCAGATGAGCCAAATGGAAGACCCTCCTTCAAGTTTCTAGCTTCGGAGTTTGAGAAGCTATTGGGTAACAATGCTAAGTACATAGATCTTGAAACGAATGCCGTTTCGAATCCCCTTTATTGTGAGGATGATTCCGCCTTGATAACCACGGAATTGGCCGAACCAAAATCGTTGCAGCATCTTTGGTCACCTCCAAAAATAGCCTACGACATCCATGACCAGGGCACCAGCTACGATCAGTCAGAGGAGGAGATGCCAGTGACTTCGACAGCTCCGCCGGGTTACGACTTACCACGACCTTTGCTTGATGCTACCGCCAAAGGGCAGGTATTGCGATACGAAAACGATTTGCGATTCCCCTTAAATATTCGGAAATCCAGTTGTACTCCAAGCTACAGCAACATGACCAGTGGACCTCCAGCGAACACCTCACTGCCACATTATTCTGTCCCCGTGAAGAGGGGTAGATCCTACCTGGATATGACCAACAAGAGTCTCATCCCTGACAATCTGGACAGCAGGGAGTTTGAAAAGCATGTGTCCAAGACCATCTCATTCCGTTTCTCTAGTTTGCTAAATCTGAGTGAAACGACGGAGGTGATTTCAGGACAGCAAGCTGAGGATGCAGTCTAG